One Brachyspira pilosicoli P43/6/78 genomic window carries:
- a CDS encoding DUF342 domain-containing protein, with product MNELKRKILESDFYKDIYNNQNSRSIELEVENLEDGMHQAAAIFQCPVYELSYKIIRDRSTGIFRKLHSNPYLIRYTHIKYDKSSITYGHTVDYSTTSSMEHNDSVVIDKDTSIVVRVKRDGVFLKVSPPTADGSRIEDVKALEKKLIEAGIKHYDSNLAKEVLHDQKGEYVKIADWDPSKSVYNAKITYTITEDNMQAYITVSKPNNGGREIDLQDAKELLENSGIVFGVKEDNIAKLLEDGTFNVPILAAEGLYPKIGQNAKIEYLVKVNKDIIPKYIDEDESIDYKDLSIVENVSEGQKLAHKIPATEGEHGINVLGTKIEAKDGKDIDLKDILGDNVVIEGDYIVAGISGQVLLKGKLLSVEPVFEVSGDVGPETGNINFVGSVLVKGSVSDNFSIKAEGNIEVNGTVGKCDLEAKGDIIVKLGIQGNENSFVKAGGDVIAKFIQFSNVESANNVVVTEAILNSNIDADNRIILTGKRASASGGVLRALYEVNGKVLGSPSGTKTTIETGVSPAKRRNIAAMDKEKEELDVAIEEIERSIKSLEQAAKVRKLDDEKTEQLQSLKEQLEQANSRREEVVLGREALSQQMEIEKVESTISAGKEALAGVKLIIGSAEFDIRQTYKAVTFYEDKGLIQIDKYRGEPKNDKKNDI from the coding sequence ATGAATGAATTAAAAAGAAAAATTTTAGAGAGTGATTTTTACAAAGATATTTATAATAATCAGAATTCGCGTTCTATAGAATTGGAAGTTGAGAATTTGGAAGATGGTATGCATCAGGCTGCTGCTATATTTCAATGTCCTGTATACGAATTATCTTATAAAATCATTAGAGATAGAAGTACAGGAATTTTTAGAAAGCTTCATTCTAATCCTTATTTAATAAGATATACTCATATAAAATATGATAAATCTAGTATCACTTATGGTCATACTGTTGATTATTCTACTACTTCAAGTATGGAGCATAATGATAGTGTTGTTATAGATAAAGATACAAGCATAGTAGTGAGAGTAAAAAGAGACGGAGTATTTTTAAAAGTTTCTCCTCCTACTGCTGATGGAAGCAGAATTGAAGATGTTAAGGCTTTAGAGAAAAAATTAATAGAAGCTGGTATTAAACATTATGATTCTAATTTAGCTAAAGAGGTTTTGCATGACCAAAAAGGCGAGTATGTAAAAATAGCTGATTGGGACCCCTCAAAATCTGTATATAATGCTAAGATTACATACACTATTACAGAAGATAATATGCAAGCTTATATTACTGTTAGTAAGCCAAACAATGGCGGAAGAGAAATTGACTTGCAAGATGCTAAAGAATTATTAGAAAATAGTGGAATTGTATTTGGTGTAAAAGAAGATAATATAGCAAAACTTTTGGAAGATGGTACTTTTAATGTTCCAATACTTGCTGCTGAAGGTCTTTATCCTAAGATTGGTCAGAATGCTAAAATAGAATATTTAGTTAAAGTTAATAAAGATATTATACCAAAATATATAGATGAAGATGAGTCTATAGATTATAAAGATTTAAGTATAGTTGAAAATGTATCTGAAGGACAAAAGCTAGCACATAAGATTCCTGCCACAGAGGGAGAGCATGGTATTAATGTTTTAGGTACAAAGATAGAGGCTAAAGACGGTAAAGATATAGATTTAAAAGATATACTTGGGGATAATGTAGTTATAGAGGGTGATTATATAGTTGCTGGTATAAGCGGACAGGTTTTATTAAAGGGTAAGTTATTAAGTGTTGAGCCTGTATTTGAAGTTTCTGGAGATGTGGGCCCTGAGACTGGTAATATTAATTTTGTAGGAAGTGTTCTTGTTAAGGGCAGTGTTAGTGATAATTTCTCTATAAAAGCTGAAGGCAATATTGAGGTTAATGGTACTGTTGGTAAATGCGACCTCGAGGCTAAAGGTGACATTATAGTAAAACTTGGTATTCAAGGAAATGAAAATAGTTTTGTTAAGGCTGGTGGAGATGTTATAGCTAAGTTTATACAGTTCTCTAATGTTGAATCTGCTAATAATGTTGTAGTTACTGAAGCTATACTTAATTCTAATATAGATGCTGATAATAGAATAATACTTACAGGTAAGAGAGCTTCTGCTAGCGGCGGAGTATTAAGAGCTTTATATGAGGTTAATGGTAAGGTATTAGGTTCTCCTTCTGGAACAAAAACTACTATAGAAACGGGAGTTAGTCCTGCTAAGAGAAGAAATATTGCTGCTATGGATAAAGAAAAAGAAGAACTTGATGTTGCTATAGAAGAGATAGAAAGAAGTATTAAGTCATTAGAACAGGCTGCTAAAGTGAGAAAATTAGACGATGAAAAAACAGAGCAATTGCAAAGCTTAAAAGAACAGCTTGAGCAGGCTAATAGCAGAAGAGAGGAAGTTGTTTTAGGAAGAGAGGCTTTATCACAGCAAATGGAAATAGAAAAAGTAGAATCTACAATAAGTGCTGGAAAAGAAGCGTTGGCTGGTGTTAAGCTTATTATAGGAAGTGCTGAATTTGATATTAGACAAACTTATAAGGCTGTTACTTTCTATGAGGATAAAGGCTTGATACAAATTGATAAATATAGAGGCGAGCCTAAAAACGATAAGAAGAATGATATTTAA
- a CDS encoding HAD hydrolase-like protein: MKSKYKNILFDLDGTITDSANGITNAVKYGIKKMSDIYPELNIVLPEDDILRKFIGPPLDISFKKYIYDNQDKAMEFIKYYREDYNGNDGLFNCTLYDGIYDLIKTLYNNDFNTYLATAKPLESAVRIIKHFDLDKYFTNMYGAILGGAIKNKLDVLKEASLKENFNKNETIMIGDRIDDIEASKNMGFDSIAVKYGFGNDEEFRNATYTVNNTKEILEIIISK; the protein is encoded by the coding sequence ATGAAAAGTAAATATAAAAATATTCTATTTGATTTAGATGGTACTATTACGGATTCTGCTAATGGTATTACAAATGCTGTTAAATACGGCATAAAAAAAATGTCTGATATTTATCCTGAGTTAAATATTGTTTTACCTGAAGATGATATTTTAAGAAAGTTTATCGGACCTCCTCTTGATATTAGTTTTAAGAAATATATTTATGATAATCAAGATAAGGCTATGGAGTTTATAAAGTATTACAGAGAAGATTATAATGGAAATGATGGTCTTTTTAATTGCACACTTTATGACGGCATATATGATTTAATAAAGACTTTGTACAATAATGATTTTAATACTTATTTAGCAACTGCAAAGCCTTTAGAATCTGCTGTTAGAATAATAAAGCATTTTGATTTGGATAAATATTTTACTAATATGTATGGAGCTATTTTGGGAGGAGCTATAAAAAATAAACTTGATGTTTTAAAAGAGGCTTCTCTTAAAGAAAACTTTAATAAAAATGAAACTATTATGATTGGCGATAGAATAGATGATATAGAAGCTTCTAAGAATATGGGGTTTGATTCTATTGCTGTGAAATATGGTTTTGGAAATGATGAAGAGTTTAGAAATGCTACATATACAGTAAATAATACTAAAGAGATTTTAGAGATTATTATCAGTAAATAA
- the fliQ gene encoding flagellar biosynthesis protein FliQ: protein MNDTSIIVLVQQTLWTFMLLSAPVLGVSIIVGLIISIIQATTSIQEQTLTFVPKMIAMLAVIYFLASWMINYISGFTVRLFNILPTIAR, encoded by the coding sequence ATGAATGATACTTCTATTATTGTTTTAGTTCAGCAAACTTTATGGACTTTTATGCTTCTTTCAGCTCCTGTTTTGGGAGTTTCTATAATAGTTGGTCTTATTATATCTATAATACAGGCTACTACAAGTATTCAAGAGCAAACTTTAACTTTTGTACCAAAAATGATAGCTATGCTTGCGGTTATATATTTTTTAGCTTCTTGGATGATAAATTATATAAGCGGTTTTACAGTTAGACTTTTTAATATATTGCCTACTATAGCAAGATAA
- a CDS encoding MinD/ParA family protein has product MKDQADELRKMMEVKDKRPQRIISITSGKGGVGKTNIAINLAIALQQLGKNVLLIDADLGLGNVNVILGTIPEYNLYHVIKGTKKIHEVVLETEYGIRYIAGASGFSSLANLSSRGLTKLINSMDSLNDADIIIIDTGAGISDNVLYFLLSSDENIVVTIPEPTAILDAYGVIKSIAPENPKADIKILVNRVTKASEGKDVGDKIIEVSKRYLDMDIKYLGYVLEDKTIAYSVSQQLPFYQYDNKCHASISIHNIAKKIIDMEYDEEKDSRGLSGFMESLFAFVSRRENRIY; this is encoded by the coding sequence ATGAAAGATCAAGCAGATGAATTAAGAAAGATGATGGAAGTAAAAGATAAACGTCCTCAGCGTATAATTAGTATAACTAGCGGTAAGGGCGGTGTAGGAAAAACTAATATTGCTATTAATTTAGCTATAGCATTACAGCAATTAGGAAAGAATGTGCTTCTAATAGATGCGGATCTTGGACTTGGCAATGTTAATGTTATATTAGGTACTATACCTGAATATAATTTATATCATGTTATAAAGGGTACTAAGAAAATACATGAGGTAGTACTTGAAACTGAGTATGGTATTAGATATATTGCAGGAGCTTCTGGTTTTTCATCTTTGGCAAACTTATCAAGCAGAGGTTTAACTAAATTAATAAACAGCATGGATTCTTTAAATGATGCTGATATTATTATAATTGATACTGGTGCTGGAATATCTGATAATGTTTTATATTTTTTGCTTTCTTCAGATGAGAATATTGTTGTTACTATACCAGAGCCTACAGCTATACTTGATGCTTATGGTGTAATAAAATCTATAGCTCCAGAAAATCCTAAGGCAGATATAAAGATTTTGGTTAATAGAGTAACTAAGGCATCTGAAGGTAAAGATGTTGGAGATAAGATTATAGAAGTGAGCAAGAGATATTTGGATATGGATATTAAATATTTGGGATATGTTCTTGAAGATAAAACTATTGCTTATTCTGTATCGCAGCAGCTTCCTTTTTATCAATACGATAATAAATGTCATGCTTCTATTTCTATACATAATATAGCTAAAAAAATTATTGATATGGAATATGATGAAGAAAAAGATAGTAGGGGGCTATCTGGTTTTATGGAATCATTGTTTGCTTTTGTTAGCAGAAGAGAGAATAGAATTTATTAA
- the flhB gene encoding flagellar biosynthesis protein FlhB — MIMLASLVKYLQVKDLFISIRAKLYRKYLRLTGRGFALTLFASAEDEGRTELPTERKKRRAREEEGRVVNSVEINQTLVLGVTTVLIALLIGYLTNTLSQFFVDILNRISNADATMTMDGLPDIFIEIVLLIAKTAGIVLLTALIIGVGVNLAQTQFLFTTKKLKPNFKRIAPTWSNFKERVFISSQNLMNLAKILFKMIVIGILTFTTINGRRNDLFNMVHMELAQAMNVFFFIVLEMIGKVMIFMIIVAVVDYYFQRKQYINSLKMTKHEMKEEFKEMEGDPLVKNQLQEMARKIVSRTMLKSVPEADVIITNPTHFAVALKYQSGDYAPIVTAKGVDNIALKIKEIAKEHEVEIVENKPLARELYYNVDIGQYIPEKLFHVVSRILGEVYRIRNEKMARAI, encoded by the coding sequence ATGATAATGCTTGCTTCTTTGGTTAAATATTTACAAGTAAAAGATTTATTTATTTCTATAAGAGCTAAACTTTATAGAAAATATTTGCGTTTAACAGGCAGAGGTTTTGCATTAACTTTGTTTGCATCCGCTGAAGATGAAGGCAGAACAGAACTTCCTACAGAAAGAAAAAAGAGAAGAGCAAGAGAAGAAGAGGGACGTGTTGTAAACTCTGTAGAAATTAATCAAACTTTAGTATTGGGTGTTACTACTGTTTTAATAGCTTTGCTTATAGGTTATCTTACAAATACATTATCACAATTTTTTGTTGATATTTTAAATAGAATTTCAAATGCTGATGCAACAATGACTATGGACGGACTTCCTGATATATTTATAGAAATAGTTTTATTAATAGCAAAAACAGCTGGTATAGTTTTGCTTACAGCTTTGATTATAGGTGTTGGAGTAAATTTAGCACAAACACAATTCTTATTTACTACAAAAAAATTAAAACCTAATTTCAAAAGAATAGCACCAACTTGGTCAAATTTTAAAGAGAGAGTTTTTATATCTTCTCAAAACTTAATGAACTTAGCTAAAATACTTTTTAAAATGATTGTTATTGGCATATTAACATTTACAACAATAAACGGCAGACGCAATGATTTGTTTAATATGGTTCATATGGAATTAGCACAGGCTATGAATGTGTTTTTCTTTATAGTTTTAGAGATGATAGGAAAGGTAATGATATTTATGATAATAGTTGCTGTTGTGGACTATTATTTTCAAAGAAAGCAATATATTAATAGCTTAAAGATGACAAAGCATGAGATGAAAGAAGAGTTCAAAGAAATGGAAGGAGACCCTTTAGTGAAGAATCAGCTTCAAGAAATGGCTAGAAAGATTGTAAGCAGAACAATGCTTAAATCAGTACCAGAGGCAGATGTAATAATCACAAACCCAACACACTTTGCGGTTGCTTTAAAATATCAAAGCGGTGATTATGCTCCTATAGTAACTGCAAAAGGGGTTGACAATATTGCTTTAAAAATAAAAGAGATAGCAAAAGAACATGAAGTAGAAATAGTAGAAAATAAACCTTTAGCCCGTGAGCTTTATTATAATGTTGATATAGGGCAGTATATACCAGAGAAGTTGTTTCATGTTGTGTCAAGAATACTTGGCGAGGTATATAGAATACGTAATGAAAAAATGGCAAGGGCTATATAG
- a CDS encoding flagellar biosynthesis regulator FlhF, with protein sequence MVDIRTIRGKDKTDAFAKARVEYGSNFYILSSKDIQVGGFLGLGKKTEHEIRIMLNNSIYDKKNADKEVNNNVEEEESYNSKLNSDRIEMNKHKTEVLDASEMAERLINLNNALKKSARERSENLMAKKSAAAVNITEFENAELVNNNKSFKPMQFEEKKVNNNLNDFNGNYNFGMMGGALLSDSDTSYARNTSHKEDDYSVYNSQQYQTKNNANIDSIEANVKRIVQDQLKDIVKEYFENNIPNIDRNNFNSKNYSRREKSSNNFYKNNDYDSIFQNEERSLKNTIEEIKNYRREDSHLNSSLKNNFNNNFYQDDFEEEDDDVSYSDKNIITKDTSVTDSMEDSFNFLRHREFPEEVLIELREYLLTSSNARFFQSKDVIKEEIERYFSSRLLLANGIDIGSKKKIVVFVGPTGVGKTTTIPKIAAQYMRSGKKVSFVTIDNYRIAAVDQLQRYASIMKVPFTSASTPEALRAEIRKLDSSSLLFIDTMGRSPKSVEEIVSMSKYFNTVGRFDMDVQLVMSSTAKYKDALKIMNAFKPANYKGIILTKVDETDYLASSLCAISKSKVPITYVTYGQGVPKDIAPAKRYAHKMIEGLFGYDK encoded by the coding sequence ATGGTTGATATAAGAACAATCAGAGGAAAAGATAAGACTGATGCTTTTGCTAAGGCTAGAGTTGAGTACGGAAGCAATTTTTATATATTGTCTAGTAAAGATATTCAAGTTGGCGGTTTTTTGGGACTTGGAAAAAAGACTGAACATGAAATTAGAATAATGCTAAATAATTCTATATATGATAAAAAAAATGCTGATAAAGAAGTAAATAATAATGTGGAAGAAGAAGAGAGCTATAATAGTAAATTAAATAGCGATAGAATAGAAATGAATAAGCATAAGACAGAAGTGTTAGATGCTAGTGAAATGGCTGAGAGACTTATTAATCTTAATAATGCTTTGAAAAAATCTGCTCGTGAAAGAAGCGAAAATTTAATGGCTAAAAAGAGTGCTGCTGCTGTAAATATTACTGAATTTGAAAATGCTGAACTTGTTAATAATAATAAATCTTTTAAGCCTATGCAATTTGAAGAGAAAAAAGTAAATAATAATTTAAATGATTTTAATGGTAATTATAATTTTGGTATGATGGGCGGTGCTTTATTAAGTGATTCGGATACTTCATACGCTAGAAACACTTCTCATAAAGAAGATGATTATTCAGTATATAATTCTCAGCAATATCAAACAAAAAATAATGCAAACATTGATAGTATAGAAGCAAATGTTAAAAGAATTGTTCAAGATCAACTAAAAGATATAGTTAAAGAATATTTTGAAAACAATATACCAAATATAGATAGAAATAATTTTAACTCCAAAAATTATAGCAGAAGAGAAAAAAGTAGTAACAATTTTTATAAAAACAATGATTATGATAGTATATTCCAAAATGAAGAGAGAAGTTTAAAAAACACTATAGAAGAAATAAAAAACTATAGAAGAGAGGATAGTCATTTAAACTCTTCTCTAAAAAATAATTTTAATAATAATTTTTATCAAGATGATTTTGAAGAAGAAGATGATGATGTATCATATTCTGATAAAAATATTATTACGAAAGATACTTCTGTTACAGATAGTATGGAAGATAGCTTTAATTTTTTAAGACACAGAGAGTTTCCAGAAGAGGTATTAATTGAATTAAGAGAATATTTACTTACTTCAAGTAATGCAAGATTTTTTCAGTCTAAAGATGTTATAAAAGAAGAGATAGAGAGATATTTTTCAAGCAGATTGCTTCTTGCTAATGGAATAGATATAGGTTCTAAAAAGAAAATAGTAGTATTCGTTGGACCTACTGGTGTTGGTAAAACTACTACAATACCTAAAATAGCAGCTCAGTATATGAGATCAGGTAAGAAAGTATCATTTGTAACAATAGATAATTACAGAATAGCAGCAGTTGATCAGCTTCAAAGATATGCTAGTATAATGAAAGTTCCTTTTACTAGTGCTAGTACTCCAGAGGCTTTGAGAGCAGAGATACGCAAATTAGATAGTTCATCTTTACTTTTTATAGATACTATGGGACGTTCGCCTAAGAGTGTTGAAGAGATAGTGTCTATGTCTAAATATTTTAATACTGTTGGAAGATTTGATATGGACGTTCAGCTTGTAATGAGTTCTACTGCTAAGTATAAAGATGCTCTAAAGATTATGAATGCATTTAAGCCTGCAAACTATAAAGGTATTATTTTAACTAAGGTAGATGAAACTGATTATTTAGCTTCATCTTTATGTGCTATATCTAAGAGTAAAGTTCCTATCACTTATGTAACTTATGGTCAGGGAGTTCCTAAAGATATTGCTCCTGCTAAAAGATACGCTCATAAGATGATAGAAGGTTTATTTGGATACGATAAATAA
- the whiG gene encoding RNA polymerase sigma factor WhiG, whose protein sequence is MKKNKKGIIPNITDDNEQEYWIEYKKTLSPHIKEALVIKYSNLVKYVANQINFNMKATRDIEFDDLVGYGALGLIDAIEKYDPNKEVKFKTYATTRIKGSIYDELRKIDKLPRSIRREIKDIEIAREFLESKLGRNVNSQEIADTMGIPLSKINETMRYSIEASTTSLSEVWYHGDDSDEISIMDTLKASDKNNPEYLAERKDVQKKIVEALDKLPEKERSVLILYYYEDLTLKEIGKVLDVSESRVSQLHTKAVQQLRYSLSEIKKQLL, encoded by the coding sequence ATGAAAAAGAATAAGAAAGGCATAATACCAAATATAACAGATGATAATGAGCAGGAGTATTGGATTGAGTATAAAAAAACTCTTTCACCTCATATAAAAGAAGCATTGGTTATAAAGTATTCTAATTTGGTTAAGTATGTTGCTAATCAGATAAACTTCAATATGAAAGCAACTAGGGATATAGAATTTGATGATTTAGTAGGTTATGGTGCTTTAGGTTTAATAGATGCTATAGAAAAGTATGACCCTAATAAAGAAGTTAAGTTTAAAACTTATGCTACAACAAGAATAAAAGGTTCTATTTATGATGAACTTAGAAAAATAGATAAACTTCCAAGGTCTATAAGAAGAGAAATAAAAGATATAGAAATTGCAAGAGAGTTTTTGGAAAGCAAATTAGGACGCAATGTTAACTCTCAAGAGATAGCAGATACTATGGGAATACCTTTAAGTAAAATTAATGAAACTATGAGATATTCTATAGAAGCATCTACTACTTCTTTAAGCGAAGTTTGGTATCATGGTGATGATTCTGATGAGATATCTATAATGGATACTTTAAAAGCTAGCGATAAAAATAATCCTGAATATCTTGCAGAGAGAAAAGATGTGCAAAAAAAGATTGTTGAGGCTTTAGATAAGCTGCCTGAAAAAGAGAGAAGTGTTCTTATATTATATTATTATGAGGATTTAACTTTAAAAGAAATTGGTAAAGTTTTAGATGTATCAGAGAGCAGGGTATCTCAGCTTCATACAAAGGCTGTGCAGCAATTAAGATACAGTCTTTCAGAGATAAAAAAACAATTACTATAG
- a CDS encoding flagellar biosynthesis protein FlhA — translation MATINNAKSLLDSIKLPTNLSRHSDIMFAIGAVMVIMMLIIPLPSMILDFLLIINIVISLLILLMVLSIKSASEFSVFPSVLLVMTAFRLALNVSTTRAILTQGANFNGKVITSFAEFVVGNNIVVGVVIFIILIIVQFVVITKGATRVSEVAARFALDSMPSKMMAVESELQAGAITDKEAEEKRKKIRGESDFYGTMDGASKFVQGDVIAGIIITIINIVGGLIIGITMRGEAFAQAADAYTRFTVGDGLVSQIPSFFMSFATGLLVTRSSSEDNLSTQIAVQVFAKPKNLFIGAGFAFFLMFLPGFPKIALFVIALALFLAGYALRKEQQELGLNEDGTKAEAQEQPQNGPLDVTPFLKVEKIELSIATSLVPLALESEGGDLIHRITQIRRELALEVGLVVPPVRIVDNQAIEPDEYTISINNTEMARGFVRPNMLLALNANSKEGPTPDCESVKDPAFGLPAYWIRVAEKDTAERKNFMLFEPTAVIATHFSETIKRNANLLIGREEVQNMLDLIKDDNKALVSEVLAAKPHNESPLGYIQKVLQNLLQEEIPIRNSVAILEGIADAITIMGSEQATELVRSRLAPQISQIIADDQRNIRVITLSQQLQNNIAQNLADSGNIQGSQMIAMSFESMQALIRNIKDAVKLVQESGVDEIVFLVSPIIRRPLYQFIAKNIGKYKVVATTEIAQGYNVMGVASIK, via the coding sequence GTGGCAACTATTAATAATGCTAAATCACTTTTAGATTCGATAAAATTACCTACAAATCTTAGTAGACACAGCGACATAATGTTTGCTATAGGTGCGGTTATGGTAATAATGATGCTTATTATACCGCTTCCTTCTATGATTTTGGATTTTCTTCTTATCATAAATATAGTTATATCTTTGCTTATACTTCTTATGGTTTTAAGCATAAAGAGTGCTAGTGAGTTTAGTGTATTTCCTTCTGTACTTTTGGTTATGACGGCATTTAGACTTGCATTAAACGTTTCTACAACAAGAGCAATACTTACACAGGGTGCTAATTTTAATGGTAAGGTTATCACTTCATTTGCTGAGTTTGTAGTTGGAAATAATATAGTTGTTGGTGTTGTAATATTTATCATACTTATAATAGTTCAGTTTGTAGTAATTACTAAAGGTGCTACAAGAGTATCAGAAGTAGCTGCAAGATTTGCATTAGATAGTATGCCTTCAAAGATGATGGCTGTTGAAAGCGAACTTCAGGCTGGAGCTATTACAGATAAAGAAGCAGAAGAGAAGAGAAAAAAGATAAGAGGCGAGAGTGATTTTTATGGTACTATGGACGGTGCTTCAAAGTTTGTTCAGGGCGACGTTATAGCAGGTATCATAATTACAATAATAAACATTGTTGGCGGACTCATAATTGGTATAACTATGAGAGGCGAGGCATTTGCTCAGGCTGCTGATGCTTATACTCGTTTTACTGTTGGTGATGGTTTGGTAAGCCAGATACCTTCTTTCTTTATGAGTTTTGCTACTGGTTTGCTTGTTACTAGAAGCAGCAGTGAAGATAATCTCTCTACTCAAATTGCAGTACAAGTTTTTGCTAAGCCAAAGAATTTGTTTATTGGAGCTGGTTTTGCATTCTTCTTAATGTTCTTACCTGGTTTTCCAAAGATAGCATTATTTGTTATAGCATTGGCATTATTTTTAGCAGGTTATGCTCTAAGAAAAGAACAGCAAGAGCTTGGACTTAATGAAGACGGCACTAAGGCAGAAGCTCAGGAACAGCCTCAAAATGGTCCTTTAGATGTTACACCTTTCTTAAAAGTAGAGAAGATAGAATTATCAATTGCTACATCATTAGTGCCTTTGGCATTAGAATCTGAAGGCGGAGATTTAATACATAGAATAACCCAGATTCGTAGAGAGCTTGCTTTGGAGGTTGGACTTGTAGTTCCTCCTGTTCGTATAGTAGACAACCAGGCTATAGAGCCAGATGAATATACTATAAGCATAAATAATACAGAAATGGCTAGAGGTTTTGTTCGTCCAAACATGCTTCTTGCTTTAAATGCTAATTCTAAAGAAGGTCCTACTCCTGATTGTGAGAGTGTTAAAGACCCTGCTTTTGGTCTTCCTGCTTATTGGATTAGAGTTGCTGAAAAAGATACTGCTGAGAGAAAGAACTTTATGTTGTTTGAGCCTACTGCAGTTATTGCTACACATTTCAGCGAAACAATTAAAAGAAACGCTAATCTTCTTATCGGACGTGAAGAAGTACAGAATATGCTTGACCTCATTAAAGATGATAATAAGGCTCTTGTATCAGAGGTGCTTGCTGCTAAACCTCATAATGAAAGTCCTCTTGGATATATACAAAAAGTATTGCAGAACTTGCTTCAAGAGGAGATACCTATCAGAAACAGTGTTGCTATATTAGAAGGTATTGCTGATGCTATAACAATTATGGGAAGCGAGCAGGCTACTGAATTGGTAAGAAGCAGATTAGCTCCTCAAATATCGCAGATTATAGCTGATGACCAGAGAAATATAAGAGTTATTACATTGAGTCAGCAGCTTCAAAATAATATAGCTCAAAATTTAGCAGACAGCGGAAATATACAAGGCTCTCAAATGATAGCTATGAGTTTTGAAAGTATGCAGGCTCTTATAAGAAATATAAAAGATGCAGTAAAATTAGTTCAAGAGTCTGGAGTTGATGAAATAGTATTTTTAGTTTCACCTATAATAAGAAGACCTTTGTATCAATTTATTGCTAAAAATATTGGTAAGTATAAAGTGGTGGCAACAACTGAAATCGCACAGGGTTATAATGTGATGGGTGTTGCTAGTATAAAATAA
- the fliR gene encoding flagellar biosynthetic protein FliR — translation MDNFVNFFQIYLLIMVRFLAILIVAPMFSSNVIPNTIKAGLAFVATATIFPLVANISVQAAPTFLEYFLSLLNEALIGLLIGFLMSMIFLAFQVTTNFFEIQMGFGISEAVDPISQITVPVLGQLQALVVILIFIAIDGQNWVIRTLYNSFKAMPVLSDASKAVFLGSFQGVIDRMIYYMSSMFSIALSLALPIMLTLFLLSLSLGLLAKAAPQMNILMLGFPMQIAVGIVAYYILIPALIANFMKILQNTIADINNLFVFLSGGTV, via the coding sequence ATGGATAATTTTGTTAATTTCTTTCAGATTTACCTTCTCATAATGGTAAGATTTTTGGCTATACTCATAGTAGCCCCTATGTTCTCTTCTAATGTTATTCCTAATACTATAAAAGCAGGATTAGCATTTGTAGCAACAGCAACAATTTTCCCTCTAGTAGCAAATATATCAGTACAAGCGGCTCCTACTTTTTTAGAGTATTTTTTAAGTTTGTTAAATGAAGCATTGATAGGTTTGCTAATAGGCTTTTTAATGTCTATGATATTTTTAGCTTTTCAGGTTACAACTAACTTCTTTGAAATACAAATGGGTTTCGGTATATCTGAGGCAGTTGACCCTATAAGCCAAATTACTGTTCCTGTATTAGGTCAGCTTCAGGCTTTAGTTGTAATACTTATATTTATAGCTATAGATGGTCAGAATTGGGTAATAAGAACTTTGTATAATAGTTTTAAAGCTATGCCTGTATTAAGCGATGCTTCAAAGGCTGTGTTTTTAGGTTCTTTTCAAGGTGTAATAGATAGAATGATTTATTATATGAGTTCTATGTTTTCTATTGCTTTATCGCTTGCTTTGCCTATAATGCTTACTTTGTTTTTACTTTCATTAAGTTTAGGTTTATTAGCAAAAGCTGCTCCTCAAATGAATATATTAATGCTTGGTTTTCCTATGCAAATAGCTGTTGGAATTGTTGCATATTATATACTTATTCCTGCATTAATTGCTAATTTTATGAAGATATTGCAAAACACAATTGCTGATATTAATAACTTGTTTGTTTTTTTGTCAGGAGGCACAGTATGA